The window TCGGCCGAAATCAAGAGGTCCCGCAGGAGCTTTTTTTGCTCGTTGGTCAGGGGACGTCCCAGGAAATTGGCTACCACGCCCAAATTCGCTCCCTGCGCCAGCAGGAAAGCAATCGCTTCCGCGTCCCGGTCGGTGGTGCTGGAGAAAATCAGACACCCTGTATCGGCGTAAATGCCCAGCGCCAGCACCGTGGCCTCGTAGGGTGTGATCGGGACCCCCCGGCGTTTGATCTCCTCGACCAGAAGCGTGGTCGTGGCGCCCACGGGCTCAACGATCTCCAATTCACCCTTGAGGTCGCCCTCCACCCGGGGATGATGGTCGTAAACGTGAACCCGGAGCCTGGGGTTCTTCAGAATTTCCGCGAGGCGCCCCAAACGGCCGGGCTGCATGGTGTCCACCACGATCAGGAAGTCAATGTCGGAAAACCTGATCTCACTCGGTTTGCGGATTTCGAGGATATCCACGTGAAGTGCGACAAACTCCTCTACGTTCTGAGCCATCTTGCCCGGTAGCACCAGTGCAGCGTCCGGATGCAGCTTCTGCGCAGCCACCATCGCCGCCAGACCGTCGAAATCGGTGTTGGTATGGGTTGTGATCACTTTCATGGAATCACCGTTCACCCCGTACCGGGATACTTATCAAAACACATTATTATGGCAATTATGGCAGGGGCGCCCGCCGCGGGCGCCCCTGCCCTCATTCCTGTTCCGTTCACAAGACATCTGCTATGCTTGTCTGGTCCGAAATCGCACCGGCACGATATCGTTCCGGATCAAGTCGGCGTAACTTTCCCGGCGCACAATCAACTCGGCGCTCCCATCCCGGACCAGAACCATCGCCGGGCGAGGAAACCGGTTGTAGTTGCTCGCCATCGAGTAGGTGTAAGCCCCGGTGCAACTCACGGCCACCACGTCACCGACCCGCACCGGCGGCAGGTCCGCCTGCCGAATCAACAGGTCCCCCGATTCACAACACCGGCCGGCCAGCGACACGGCCAGAGTGTCCAGGCGTCCGTTCATCCGGTTGGCCAGGCACGCCTCATACCGTGCCCCGTACAGAGCCGGACGGGGGTTGTCTCCCATCCCGCCGTCCACCGCCACGTAGGTCCGGACACCCGGAATCTCTTTGACCGTCCCCACGGTATACAACGTGGTCCCCGCCGGGCCGGCGATGGATCGTCCGGGCTCGACTAGCACTTTAGGAATGGGCAGACCTTCGCTCGCCGCGGCCTGCGCGACCGCGCCAAAGATGGTTTCGGCCAGGGTCTCAACGGCCGGAGGGTCGTCCCCCGGACTGTAGTAGATACCCAGCCCGCCGCCCAGGTCGAGTTCTTCGATCACCCAGCCCGTCACGTCCCGCACTTGGCGGGCGAACTCCATCAAGATCCGGGCGGCGTCGGCGTACGGTTCCAACTCGAAGATCTGGGAGCCGATGTGGCAGTGCAGGCCGCGCAGCTTCAAGGCCGGCCGCTCCAGGCAGCGGCGGACCGCTTCCAGCGCCTGACCGTTCGGAATGGCCAAACCGAACTTCGAGTCGATCTGCCCGGTCCGGATGTAATCGTGGGTGTGGGCCTCAATCCCGGGAGTCAGGCGCAGTAGCAGGTTACATTCTTTTCCGAGTTCCAGCGCCAAGCGGCTCAGCAGATCGAGTTCATCGAAACTGTCACATACGAACCGGTGCACGCCGGCACTAAGCGCCATCCGCACTTCGTCGGCCGTCTTGTTGTTTCCGTGGAAATAAACCCGGTCCATCGGGAAACCGGCCTGGACGGCGGTGTAGAGTTCGCCGCCGGAGACGACGTCTAGACCCAACCCCTCTTCCTCGACCAACCGGCAGACGGCCAGTGTCAGAAGGGCCTTCCCGGCGTAGAGCACCCCGCCGCCGCCCCTGGCGAACGCCACACGGTACAACCGGCAGTTTTCCCGGAACAGTGCTTCATCCAATACATAAAGCGGCGTTCCGAAAACCCGGACCAAATCGACCGCGTCACAGCCCCCGATTTCCAGGTGCCCTTTTTCGTTTACCCGCATGGTGCCGTGCAGTCTCATGTCCGCCTCCCGGCTCGCAGCAAAACCCCTATACCTGGGGTAGACCGGCGAGCGCCTGTTGCAGTTCGGCCTCCGGCAGGGGGTAATCCTGAAGTTCACCGGCCAGGTAGTTGTCGTACGCGGCCAGGTCCAGGTAACCGTGTCCGCTCAGGCAGAATACGATCGTCTTGCCCTCCCCGGCTTCCCGGCAGGCGATCGCTTCGTCGATCGCGCAAGCCACGGCGTGCGCCGACTCCGGCGCCGGAACGATACCCTCGGTTTGCGCGAACAGCACCGCACTTTCGAACACCCGCTTCTGCCCGTACGCCACCGGGTGGATGTAGCCGTTCTTGATCGCCTGACACAGCAGCGGGGCGTCCCCGTGATACCGCAGGCCGCCGGCATGGATCCCGGGGGGCATGAAGTCCTTGCCCAGGGTGTACATGTAAAGCAGGGGTGTTAATCCGGCCACATCGCCGAAGTCGTAAGCCAGTTTGCCCCGGGTCAGCGTCGGACAGGCCGTGGGCTCCACGGCGATCAGCCGCGGCGCGGCTTCACCCTTAATGATCTGCTCCACGAACGGAAAGGCGAAGCCCGAGAAGTTGCTCCCGCCGCCGCAGCAACCGATGGCGATGTCGGCCTGCTCACCAGCCTTGGCCAGCTGGGCCCTGGTTTCCAGGCCGATTACCGTCTGGTGCAGCAGCACATGGTTCAATACGCTTCCCAGTGCATAATTAGTATCGGCGTGTTTGGCGGCGTCCTCCACCGCTTCGCTGATCGCCAATCCCAGGCTGCCCGGAGAATCCGGGTTCGCGGCCAGCGCCGCCCGTCCGGAATCGGTCCGGTCGCTGGGGCTGGGGATGACCTCGCCGCCGAAAATCTGCATCAGCGAACGCCGGTAGGGTTTCTGCTGGAAACTCACCTTCACCATGTACACGGTGCACTCCAACCCAAAGAACCGGCAGGCTATGGACAGCGCACTGCCCCACTGCCCGGCACCGGTTTCAGTGGCCAGCCTCTTAACCCCCGCCCGCTTGTTGTAGTAGGCCTGCGGCGCGGCGGTGTTCAGCTTGTGGCTGCCCGCCGGGCTGTAGCTCTCGTTTTTAAAGTAGATGCGTGCCGGCGTATCGAGCGCCTTCTCCAGACGCAGGGCACGGACCAGCGGGGTTGGCCGCCAGAGGCGGTAAATCTCTCTGATCTCG is drawn from Candidatus Desulforudis audaxviator MP104C and contains these coding sequences:
- the lysA gene encoding diaminopimelate decarboxylase, whose amino-acid sequence is MRLHGTMRVNEKGHLEIGGCDAVDLVRVFGTPLYVLDEALFRENCRLYRVAFARGGGGVLYAGKALLTLAVCRLVEEEGLGLDVVSGGELYTAVQAGFPMDRVYFHGNNKTADEVRMALSAGVHRFVCDSFDELDLLSRLALELGKECNLLLRLTPGIEAHTHDYIRTGQIDSKFGLAIPNGQALEAVRRCLERPALKLRGLHCHIGSQIFELEPYADAARILMEFARQVRDVTGWVIEELDLGGGLGIYYSPGDDPPAVETLAETIFGAVAQAAASEGLPIPKVLVEPGRSIAGPAGTTLYTVGTVKEIPGVRTYVAVDGGMGDNPRPALYGARYEACLANRMNGRLDTLAVSLAGRCCESGDLLIRQADLPPVRVGDVVAVSCTGAYTYSMASNYNRFPRPAMVLVRDGSAELIVRRESYADLIRNDIVPVRFRTRQA
- a CDS encoding TrpB-like pyridoxal phosphate-dependent enzyme, which produces MTQTKILLSEAEIPEAWYNIQADLPNPVPPPLHPGTRQPIAPEDLALIFPMELIKQEASTEKWIPIPDEIREIYRLWRPTPLVRALRLEKALDTPARIYFKNESYSPAGSHKLNTAAPQAYYNKRAGVKRLATETGAGQWGSALSIACRFFGLECTVYMVKVSFQQKPYRRSLMQIFGGEVIPSPSDRTDSGRAALAANPDSPGSLGLAISEAVEDAAKHADTNYALGSVLNHVLLHQTVIGLETRAQLAKAGEQADIAIGCCGGGSNFSGFAFPFVEQIIKGEAAPRLIAVEPTACPTLTRGKLAYDFGDVAGLTPLLYMYTLGKDFMPPGIHAGGLRYHGDAPLLCQAIKNGYIHPVAYGQKRVFESAVLFAQTEGIVPAPESAHAVACAIDEAIACREAGEGKTIVFCLSGHGYLDLAAYDNYLAGELQDYPLPEAELQQALAGLPQV